Part of the Xylanibacillus composti genome, ACCTTGCCGGGGCGAACGATGATCTTCTTGATCCAGCCGCCGTCCAGCACCTTCTCCCAAACCTCTGTTGTGCGGTTGGCGAAGTAGAGCCGCAAGGCGGCTTCAATGACGGCGTTCGCGCCGTCTAAGCCTTCCTGCTCGGCTTGCTCCTTCGCCATGCGGAGCAAGTCCGCATCCAGATTTGTCGTGTACTTCACACGCTTCATGCTTGCTCGCCTCCTTGAATAACTCGAATCGTCATCTCGCCATGCTGCCCTTCAATCTGCACCTGACAGCCAGCGGTGAAGCCCATCTGCGCCAGCCACTTGCCTTGCAAGCGCAAGCTTGGCGCATACACTGCCTGCCGCTCGGCGGTCAGGTAGCGGAATGTTTCAGTTACCGTCAACTTCCTCATTACAACAACCCCTCTCGAATAAGTGAGAGGATATGAAAGGGGCATATGCAGATGCCTACACATGCCCCTTGAAATGCGGTATAATCCACTCAAGGTTGCTGTGACAGCCAGTTGGCTGTACGTGTAGGTAGCTCAATTACCTGCATGAGCTTGCAAGTGTTGGCGCACTTGCAAGTCACGGCGACCCCTTCCATGTCCTCAAG contains:
- a CDS encoding SymE family type I addiction module toxin; protein product: MRKLTVTETFRYLTAERQAVYAPSLRLQGKWLAQMGFTAGCQVQIEGQHGEMTIRVIQGGEQA